The following nucleotide sequence is from Synchiropus splendidus isolate RoL2022-P1 chromosome 1, RoL_Sspl_1.0, whole genome shotgun sequence.
CTCGACGTCGCTGAGGCTGGCGGCTCCTCGCTGCAGACACAGAGGAAGGGTTTCAGGTTGAGGAATCAAAGACTCAAGCATCAGAGCCACGAGCTCTAGAGGCAGGAAGTCCGGACAGACAGCTGAGGAGCAATCTTCACCTGCGGGTCGGCGAGGATCTTGACACACTCCTGCAAACTCCTCGGCTCTGAGCTCTGACTCGCTGCTGGACACTCAACGCTGGCGGCGTCCTCCCCGACTCGTGTGGACGGAGGAGGAGTTATGTCTTCTGCAGATCGTGTGACAGCACTTAAAAAGAGAAGGTCCACACGGATCTTTGTTCGACCGGACTCTGAGCCTCACCTGGGAGCTCCGTGTGTGCAGCTGAGGGTCTGCTGCTGGAGGCAGCGGGGCTTGGAGACTTCAGGGCTGAGGCCTCACCCCAGCCGCAGCAGCTGTCGGACCCTCGCAGCTTCAGCGCCGGAGACGAGCTTATGATGGGACTCTTGATGGACAGAGACGTCTCCGTCTCCGCCTGCTCGAAGAAGACGTACTTGACGGCGAGCAGCAGAGCCAGGGCCAGAGTGATGAGCTGCTCCAGGTCCATGCTGAGGGACACCACAGAGTTGCTATGGACCACGGGTCACACACGTAGAAATGTACTGCTGTCGACTCACGCACCTGTTGAGCTGCAGAGGCCACTTGGCTCCACCTGACTCCAGCCTCGGCTCCATGGGTCCATCCACTGTCCGGTTCTGACCCGGATACTCAGCGGCAAGTCGGGCGTGAGCGTGGACCAGCGCCAGGCCGAGAGACTGAAATCCAAATGTGCAGCTGAGCGCAGGAGTTCCTCAGTTCTCAGAGCCTCACCAGGGTCTCACCATGATCATCTTGACTCTCTGGGTCACAGGGTTGGGCTTgttgtcctcttcctcctccagcactCGGGCAAAGTGGCTCAGCTGCCAGATGGGTCGACCTTCCCGGCTCTCCCTGGAGAGCTGCCACACAGACGTGAGCCAATGCTCTCATGGCTGTGAAGAAACCTTCTTACCTCCAGGACTAGTGACACACAGGCTGGGAAGAAGGTCATGAAGACGAAGTAGTTGGCCAACACTGACATGCAGCTGAAGCAGCACATGATCTCCAGCTGAGGAACACCTGGACACAGGAGCGAGGACTGTTACTGTTGGTGGCTGCACAGCACCAACAGCTGTTGAAGGTGGACTCATCTACCTGACATGGTACCGATCCCGATGACCAGACACTCCACCAGGGCGTCCAGGGTGAAGGTGGGACCCAGGATGGCCATTCCCTTTGAGATGTtctccctcacctcctcctgcaCAGCAGAACACAACCAGTGTCATCCAACTCCACAAAGGTTGACACACTTCAGAAAAGTTTGTGTGCGACCCCAGAATATGTAAATACAGGCGACACTCTCTTCTACAGACACCAGATGACTTGCTCTTCAGAAACAAGCTGGATCCAATAGTTTTACACGGTAGCACCTGTGCAGTCTCATCTGATTCAACTCTGAGTCACTGACTAGGACCCACGACTATCAAGTCCAAGCAACTGACAGAGAGACCGGAGGTGGTGGACGAGCAGGGAGACTGGAGGACATGCAGGGAAACATGTAGAGGTGAAGAGAGTGGTGGGTGTGAAGAGAAACTTGGAGTGATAAAAAGATCCCAAAAGTAAAGAAGCACCTGCGTGGTCTCACATGAGATTCAACAGTGAGTCACGGAACTGCATCCACTGACCTGGGCTGACTATTATCGAGTCGTACAGCAGCTGCCAAGACAGACCAGTGGCTGTGTACGTGACGAGAGACTCACTGACAGGGAAATTAAAAGTAAAGGAGCACCTGCGTGGTCTCACATTAGATTCAAGAGTGAGTCACCAAACTGCTTCCACTGACTTGGACTCACAGCCATGGAGTCctacagcagctggaggagtgaACCCTGCTTGTTTTTGAGGTCTCATAAGTGTGGTTATGTTGGTGTCCAGCCGATGCTGCTCTGATACAGTCATGACACCAGAATTCATCTCATGCATCCTCTTCTGACCTGACCTGACCTGACCCTTGGAGCACTGCAGTATGATCATCGCGTAGCTTCGGGGATAGACTGCCACAGGTGTTACCTGAGAGTTGGAGCTGAGGGCGAACTTGGCCAGCGTGCAGGCCTTCGACAGGTCgatgagcaggaggaagaaCGGCAGCGCCTCACTGTCAGAGAAACATCAACAGTTAACCGTGGTCTCGCAGGCCATCGGAACATCAGGGTCACCACACCGAGACCTTCACCATGAATAACTGACAGAACATTTCAGCAGAAACTGGCTTGgcctgagcagcagctgaatgTGCAGCGCCAGAATCGCTGCTGTTCTGTGCAGTGCCAGAATGTGTGCTGATTCTTGAACTTACTTGAGGCCAGTCAGCTCTCTCCCGAAGAAGTGGATGACGACGGTGCTGAACACAAAACTGGAAAACAAAGCGAACAAGCCCGCGATGCCTGGAGGACGGAAGAACAAATGAGCTTCAAGATGCCACATGCAGCCTGGCACTCGTCCAGCACACTGACCCAAGATGTACTTGGAGCCCAGCTGTCGAAGGTTCTTGAACTGGAAGTAGATGTAAACAATGGCAACGCAGCgagtgatggtgaggatgatgacgtcactgcTGTGGGTTTTCACCTGGAGAGGGAATCACGGAGGAGATAAGGTGACCCGATAAAAACGAGGTGACATTCCGGCCAAGAGATTTGGACGTGCGTGTCACCTAAAACACAAAACCTCACATCGCTGCCAGAAAAGGGATTCCATGTTCACATTGCAGAAAAGTAAATCAGAGATTGAAAGTGTTGACGGATCTCATAACTGCAGATAAAGCAACCAGGTTCAAAATGtgtgacaaagaaaaacagtgCCAATACCATCCCACAATTGAAAAGCTTGAACACAGTGACAGTTGTTTCTGGGAACCACTTATGCTGACTGTCATTAAAAACAGGAGTTATCTCAGCTATTTACACGCCGTTGATGTCTTCAAACACGGAACAAAGTGGACCATCGGGCTCATGCTGAATactcacctcctccactttgGGACAGTCATTCCAGCTGCACACCTGACTGCTGGAGGTCAGACTGTTCATGGATACGAGGCAGACAGTCAAGGCCAGCGTGCCTATTATTACCTCCCAGGGGTGGGCGGCCACCAGCAGACCGTGCTGCCGGAACAGCCGGGACAACATCTTCTCTGGTTCTCTTCAGCTGTGGACCAAAAAGTACAAGTTAGATGGGTTTTACTTGTGAACATGATGTCGACGTTAACACAAACCTGCACACAAGACAAGCTTCAAGAATGTTCTGTTGATCACACACAAGCAGACTCCACTCATTTGAAATATAAAGTGACATATACATCTTTTTCCAATTACCTTTTAAGAGTGTACTTCATGCTAAAACcgtgtattgtattgttttgagtgacagctaataataataacactataAATACTAACACAACCTTTAGAAATGGACAGTGAATTCTCCCATTTATCGGCTAGTGATTCACATACTAGCTCAAATGACCAGGGCAAGCTCTCCTCCACTCTGCACTGTCCCATGCACACTGTTGGGATGCTTCACTGCAATTTCCATTTGATCACTTCATTTTTATCTTAcattttgtgtttgtaacaGTCTTCTGCTACTTGGCTGATACATTTCAATTCTCGAGTTGGAGATCTAAATCCATCCATGTATCTACTCGTCACTACTGACGTGCATGTCCACGCTCCACCAGATTTTACGATGGATTTCAACTGTATATTCTATGATATATGCTAGAACATACAACACAATACAATGATTCTGCGTTGAATTATAAGACACAACTTAATAGCTCTGTACTTGAGTGTAATATACCAGACGATGAGTGAAGTCGGGGGTAAGTGACTCACACAAACCTTTGGCGTTGTTAACCGCGAGCATTGGTTTAGTTCAGCTCACGAAAAAAACGATATTGTAGGGACGTGGTCTTAAAATAGCACAATGTCGTAGCCCGACCGCATTGCTACATTCACTCCCGAACGCGAAATGTATTGTACAGACGTCGGCACGGTGGTATTCGTGAGATTACGTTTGGTGTTGAGTTGAATAACAGACATTTAGCTCCACAAAAGAGCGTGTTTAACCGGCACTGGCGACCTTCTGTAGCAAATAGCATTAGCCGTTTCACGCGTTACTCGTACACGTAACGACATAGTTACGCTCACTGGCGCTTTAAAATACCACAAAGACAATAAGATATAAGCGACTCACTCCCAGATATTGGTGGCTGTTCGGTCAGGCGGGCATCTTCAAGATGTTCCGTCCACAAGCTCGTTATTGATTTATTACGACGAACAATGGCGTACCGGAAGTGATGACCGACCAACGCCTGAGCTGTCATGAAGCTAAGGGGCGGGGCGGCGTTCCTCTACGGTTGTAGGCGCTCAGCTTGAGTCTGTTAAAGTACTACCGCCACCAGCAGGCTGGAATGAGGATTACACTTAAAATCATCGCAGTGTATCAGTCACTTTCGTTATGACATGATTTTAATTAACGAGCTGAGCGGAGATCAAATCGGTTTT
It contains:
- the LOC128768785 gene encoding 3-hydroxy-3-methylglutaryl-coenzyme A reductase-like, yielding MLSRLFRQHGLLVAAHPWEVIIGTLALTVCLVSMNSLTSSSQVCSWNDCPKVEEVKTHSSDVIILTITRCVAIVYIYFQFKNLRQLGSKYILGIAGLFALFSSFVFSTVVIHFFGRELTGLNEALPFFLLLIDLSKACTLAKFALSSNSQEEVRENISKGMAILGPTFTLDALVECLVIGIGTMSGVPQLEIMCCFSCMSVLANYFVFMTFFPACVSLVLELSRESREGRPIWQLSHFARVLEEEEDNKPNPVTQRVKMIMSLGLALVHAHARLAAEYPGQNRTVDGPMEPRLESGGAKWPLQLNSMDLEQLITLALALLLAVKYVFFEQAETETSLSIKSPIISSSPALKLRGSDSCCGWGEASALKSPSPAASSSRPSAAHTELPEDITPPPSTRVGEDAASVECPAASQSSEPRSLQECVKILADPQRGAASLSDVEVMNLVESRNILNYKLESVLESPERGVAIRRSLLSPKLPVASALDSLPYRNYDYAKVMGTCCENVIGFMPVPVGVAGPLLLEDQQFYVPMATTEGCLVASTNRGCRALSMSGGCRSRILADSMTRGPLVRLPSACRAAEVKVWLESCEGFQTIKESFDSTSRFARLEKLLVTLAGRNLYIRFHCQTGDAMGMNMISKGSEQALQRLQVQFPDLQVLSLSGNFCTDKKAAAVNWILGRGKSVVSEATVPGRVVREVLKSTTAAMVELNINKNLVGSAVAGSVGGFNAHAANVVAAIFIACGQDPAQTVGSSNCITQMEATGPDGDDLHISCTMPSIELGTVGGGTNLPPQQSCLQMLGVQGSTTQGPGENARQLAQIVCATVLAGELSLMAALAAGHLVKSHLTHNRSKTSLTLTSEHTT